The following proteins come from a genomic window of Ammospiza nelsoni isolate bAmmNel1 chromosome 6, bAmmNel1.pri, whole genome shotgun sequence:
- the SPTY2D1 gene encoding protein SPT2 homolog isoform X2, whose protein sequence is MDFHNILVMASEQQGLNAVPKRYSLAVGPPKKVPKVKGVESAAVQAFLRRQEEEKRKKALEERRKKEQLLARRIELKHDRKARAMASRTKDNFYGYNGVPVEEKPKKRRACENVAQAPEAEYATEDETEQLEYSQTESEHEQEEYEEKPSKAAVKPKAPPKSAPAPLNFAELLRLAEKKQYEPVEIKPVKKVEERPRTAEELREREFLGRKNKKVEMHKKSEKEIKPTGISNSSKKLSSQKASVNTKLNKSSIDKHSTSNSSLSLSMGSIDKKSKAPALTEKHPRSSSSSRLDQMEKNSQNGSLKSSSGSSHNKLPVNGIRKSGSSSQVPPSKPTANGAQRMPSVKESSLKKPAHEKPGKPAALQPGINSNAKRSGSSLGKGGPGHPGGGSGAGPGRSNSNSGVGLGRPGSALSSGPGRLGSSSATGPGRPGSSSSTGPGRPGGGSGVGPGRPTGGSSTGPVRPGSSSGVGLKRPGGSLATGPGRPGSSTNVGPGRPGSSLGTGPGRPGISPSTGARQPGSSLGTGPGRPGSSTSAAAARPGGGPGTAGKPKCTVVSETISSKNLVTRPSNGQMNGMRPFPGHRPVLHPQGLGRPPISYKRQIDDDDDDEYDSEMDDFIEDEGESQEEISKHIREIFGYDRKRYKDESDYALRYMESSWREQQKEEARSLRLGVQEDLEELRREEEELKRKRQSKKLRTR, encoded by the exons CactggaagaaagaaggaagaaagagcaGCTCTTGGCGAGGCGTATTGAACTGAAACATGACAGAAAGGCAAGAGCTATGGCCTCACGAACCAAGGATAATTTTTATGGTTATAATGGTGTTCCTGTTGAAGAGAAGCCTAAAAAGAGGAGGGCTTGTGAGAATGTTGCTCAGGCTCCAGAGGCTGAGTATGCAACAGAAGATGAAACTGAGCAACTTGAATACAGTCAGACGGAATCTGAGCATGAGCAAGAAGAATATGAAGAGAAACCATCCAAAGCTGCAGTGAAACCAAAGGCACCTCCCAAAAGTGCACCTGCACCTCTGAACTTTGCAGAGCTCTTGAGGCTTGCTGAAAAGAAACAATATGAGCCAGTGGAAATAAAACCAGTGAAAAAGGTTGAAGAGAGGCCCAGAACAGCAGAAGAATTGAGAGAGAGGGAGTTTTTGGGAcgcaaaaacaaaaaagtagaAATGCATAAGAAAAGTGAGAAAGAGATTAAGCCTACAGGGATATCTAATTCTTCAAAAAAACTGTCTTCTCAAAAAGCATCTGTAAACACAAAACTTAATAAAAGCTCCATAGATAAACATTCCACATCTAATAGCAGTCTGTCTCTTTCTATGGGTAGTATTGATAAGAAATCCAAAGCACCAGCATTGACTGAAAAACATCCACGGTCATCATCTTCTTCCAGACTTgatcaaatggaaaaaaactcacaaaatgGTTCCTTAAAAAGCTCTTCTGGTAGCAGTCATAATAAATTACCTGTCAATGGTATTAGAAAGTCCGGCTCAAGCTCTCAGGTGCCACCCTCAAAACCCACGGCCAATGGGGCTCAGAGAATGCCCTCTGTGAAAGAATCCAGCCTGAAAAAGCCTGCCCATGAAAAACCAGGAAAACCTGCAGCTCTTCAACCTGGAATCAACTCCAATGCAAAGCGATCGGGCAGCAGCTTAGGAAAAGGAGGACCTGGGCATCCCGGTGGCGGTTCAGGTGCAGGACCGGGACGATCAAACAGCAATTCTGGTGTGGGACTGGGAAGGCCAGGAAGTGCTTTAAGCTCAGGACCTGGGCgactgggcagcagctcagccacaggACCTGGGaggcctggcagcagctcaagCACAGGACCTGGGCGACCAGGAGGTGGCTCAGGTGTGGGACCGGGAAGGCCGACGGGCGGCTCGAGCACGGGACCTGTGCGCCCGGGCAGCAGCTCAGGCGTGGGACTGAAGCGCCCGGGCGGCAGCTTGGCCACTGGGCCGGGAAGGCCGGGCAGCAGCACAAATGTAGGACCGGGGCGACcgggcagcagcctgggaacagGACCAGGAAGGCCAGGAATCAGTCCAAGCACAGGAGCCaggcagccaggcagcagcttggGTACTGGCCCAGGGAGGCCGGGCAGCAGCACAAGCGCAGCAGCTGCGCGACCAGGCGGCGGcccgggcacagctgggaaacCCAAGTGTACTGTCGTGTCAGAAACCATTTCTTCTAAAAACCTTGTCACGAGACCTAGCAATGGACAGATGAATGGAATGAGACCTTTTCCAGGGCATAGACCTGTGCTTCATCCACAAG GTCTTGGAAGACCACCTATTAGTTACAAGAGACAAatagatgatgatgatgatgatgaataTGACTCTGAAATGGACGACTTCATTGAAGATGAAGGGGAATCTCAAGAAGAAATATCAAAACATATTCGGGAAATATTTGGCTATGACCGGAAAAG gTACAAAGATGAAAGTGATTATGCCTTACGTTAtatggagagcagctggagagagcaacAGAAAGAAGAAGCTAGGAG CTTGAGGCTCGGTGTTCAGGAAGACTTGGAAGAGCTGAGACGGGAAGAAGAAGAGCTGAAACGCAAGCGACAGTCGAAGAAGCTGAGGACGCGTTAA